Proteins from a single region of Antechinus flavipes isolate AdamAnt ecotype Samford, QLD, Australia chromosome 2, AdamAnt_v2, whole genome shotgun sequence:
- the NUDT7 gene encoding peroxisomal coenzyme A diphosphatase NUDT7: MELQCKNLIKETAKARLRKHDVGTKFSLWLSTKYSVLLPLLVKEEKIYVLFTVRSKKLRTSPGEVCFPGGKSEPGDTDDITTALREAQEEIGLQPHQVEVICRLVPYINKNGAMITPVVGFIDSSFQAQPNPHEVSEVFLVPLEYFLNPRTHFSFHAIVFGHCLRIHSFGYMDPQNQSVYQIWGLTARFALLTALIVLQKRPSFDVEYDLDNLISSSEQHFLKIHRNVKSKL, translated from the exons ATGGAGCTGCAATG cAAAAATTTGATCAAGGAGACTGCTAAGGCCCGCTTAAGAAAACATGATGTTGGAACCAAGTTTTCTCTGTGGTTATCAACGAAATATTCTGTCTTACTACCTTTGCTggttaaagaagaaaagatttatgtGCTTTTCACAGTCCGTTCAAAGAAG tTACGTACCTCTCCAGGGGAAGTGTGCTTTCCAGGAGGAAAGAGTGAGCCAGGAGACACAGATGATATAACCACAGCTCTCCGGGAAGCTCAGGAGGAGATTGGGCTTCAGCCTCACCAAGTAGAAGTCATCTGTCGTCTTGTGCCTTATATAAACAAG AATGGTGCCATGATAACTCCAGTTGTGGGATTTATAGACAGTTCATTCCAGGCCCAGCCTAATCCACATGAAGTGAGCGAGGTGTTCCTGGTGCCTCTGGAGTATTTTCTGAATCCACGCACACACTTTTCCTTTCATGCAATTGTTTTTGGCCACTGTTTACGTATTCATTCTTTTGGCTACATGGATCCCCAAAATCAATCAGTCTATCAAATCTGGGGGTTGACAGCCAGGTTTGCACTGCTGACTGCACTCATTGTTTTGCAAAAACGACCATCCTTTGATGTGGAATATGACCTTGataatctcatttcatcctctgaGCAACACTTTTTAAAGATACACAGAAATGTCAAAAGTAAGTTATGA